A genomic stretch from Pseudomonas sp. MUP55 includes:
- a CDS encoding MFS transporter, which yields MRWATYFAVLASVLSVGLALGVSMPLVSLRLEGWGYGSFAIGVMAAMPAFGVLLGAKVSSRMASWLGTANLMRLCLWAGALSIGLLAILPSYPVWLVLRLMIGVILTIVFILGESWINQLVVEQWRGRLVALYGCTYALSQLSGPLLLGVIGTDHDYGFWVGVGLLLVAPLALLGRSGAPSAESFSVTFADLWRFCLSLPAIAWAVALFAAFEAMILTLLPVYCLQQGFTAEIALAMVSTVVVGDALLQLPIGALADYLPRRTLFLGCALLLLASSLAIPLLMHTPLIWSLWVLFGASAGGLFTLSLILIGERYRDDALVRANAHIAQLWGVGCLIGPLLAGAGSQWISGHALPLLMAAGALGLVLLLLRQGAFGAAQPV from the coding sequence ATGCGTTGGGCGACCTATTTTGCCGTGCTGGCCTCGGTACTCAGCGTCGGGCTGGCGCTGGGTGTGAGCATGCCGTTGGTGTCGCTGCGTCTGGAAGGCTGGGGTTATGGCAGTTTCGCCATTGGCGTGATGGCTGCGATGCCTGCGTTCGGCGTGCTGCTGGGCGCCAAGGTTTCCAGCCGCATGGCCTCCTGGCTTGGTACCGCCAACCTGATGCGCCTGTGTCTATGGGCCGGTGCGCTGTCCATCGGCTTGCTCGCGATCCTGCCCAGTTATCCGGTGTGGCTGGTGCTGCGGCTGATGATTGGGGTGATCCTGACCATCGTGTTTATCCTGGGGGAAAGCTGGATCAACCAGTTGGTGGTGGAGCAGTGGCGTGGCCGACTGGTGGCGTTGTACGGCTGCACTTATGCCCTGAGCCAGCTATCAGGCCCTTTGTTGCTGGGTGTGATCGGCACCGACCACGATTACGGTTTCTGGGTGGGCGTTGGCCTGCTTCTGGTGGCTCCGCTGGCCTTGCTTGGCCGCTCCGGCGCGCCCAGCGCCGAATCGTTCAGCGTGACCTTTGCCGACCTCTGGCGTTTCTGCCTGAGCCTGCCGGCCATTGCCTGGGCGGTTGCGCTGTTCGCTGCGTTCGAAGCGATGATCCTGACGTTGCTGCCGGTGTATTGCCTGCAACAAGGCTTCACCGCCGAAATCGCTCTGGCGATGGTCAGTACGGTGGTGGTCGGTGATGCGCTGCTGCAATTGCCCATCGGCGCACTGGCGGATTACCTGCCTCGGCGCACCTTGTTTCTCGGCTGCGCGTTGCTGTTGCTGGCCTCAAGCCTGGCGATTCCGCTATTGATGCACACACCACTGATCTGGTCTTTATGGGTGCTGTTCGGCGCCAGCGCGGGCGGGTTGTTTACCTTGTCGCTGATCCTGATCGGCGAGCGCTACCGCGACGACGCCTTGGTGCGCGCCAACGCTCACATCGCGCAGCTGTGGGGTGTCGGTTGCCTGATTGGCCCGTTGCTGGCGGGGGCAGGCAGCCAATGGATCAGTGGGCACGCGCTGCCACTACTGATGGCGGCCGGGGCCTTGGGGCTGGTGCTGTTGCTATTGCGCCAGGGTGCGTTTGGCGCAGCGCAACCGGTCTGA
- a CDS encoding aldehyde dehydrogenase: MTTLTHADWEQRAKDLKIEGRAYINGEYTAAASGDTFECISPVDGRLLASVASCDAADAQRAVENARAVFNSGVWSRLAPAKRKSVMIRFAALLKANAEELALLETLDMGKPISDSLNIDVPGAAQALSWSGEAIDKIYDEVAATPHDQLGLVTREPVGVVGAIVPWNFPLMMACWKLGPALSTGNSVILKPSEKSPLTAIRIAALAVEAGIPKGVFNVLPGYGHTVGNALAVHMDVDTLVFTGSTKIAKQLLIRSGESNMKRVWLEAGGKSPNIVFADAPNLQAAAESAASAIAFNQGEVCTAGSRLLVERSIKDTFLPLVIEALKGWKPGNPLDPATNVGALVDTQQMNNVLSYIEAGHADGATLVAGGKRTLEETGGTYVEPTIFDGVTNAMKIAQEEIFGPVLSVITFDSAEEAIAIANDTQYGLAAAVWTADISKAHLTAKALRAGSVWVNQYDGGDMTAPFGGFKQSGNGRDKSLHAFDKYTELKATWIKL, encoded by the coding sequence ATGACCACCCTGACCCATGCTGACTGGGAACAACGCGCCAAGGACCTGAAGATCGAAGGCCGCGCCTACATCAATGGCGAATACACCGCCGCCGCGTCCGGTGACACCTTCGAATGCATCAGCCCGGTCGATGGCCGTCTGCTTGCCAGCGTAGCCAGCTGTGACGCCGCCGACGCCCAGCGCGCCGTGGAAAACGCCCGTGCCGTGTTCAATTCCGGCGTGTGGTCGCGCCTGGCGCCGGCCAAGCGCAAGTCCGTCATGATCCGTTTCGCCGCGCTGCTCAAGGCCAATGCCGAAGAGCTGGCCCTGCTTGAAACCCTGGACATGGGCAAGCCGATCAGTGACTCGCTGAACATCGACGTACCTGGCGCGGCGCAAGCGCTGAGCTGGAGCGGTGAGGCAATCGACAAGATTTACGATGAAGTGGCGGCCACGCCCCATGACCAACTGGGTCTGGTGACCCGTGAGCCGGTTGGCGTGGTCGGTGCGATCGTACCGTGGAACTTCCCGCTGATGATGGCCTGCTGGAAGCTCGGCCCGGCGCTGTCGACCGGTAACTCGGTGATTCTAAAGCCGTCCGAAAAATCCCCGCTGACCGCCATCCGCATCGCCGCCCTGGCCGTTGAAGCCGGCATTCCCAAAGGCGTGTTCAACGTACTCCCAGGCTACGGGCATACCGTGGGTAACGCGTTGGCGGTGCACATGGACGTGGACACCCTGGTGTTTACCGGCTCCACCAAAATCGCCAAGCAACTGTTGATCCGTTCCGGCGAGTCGAACATGAAGCGTGTGTGGCTGGAAGCCGGCGGCAAGAGCCCCAACATCGTGTTCGCCGATGCGCCGAACCTGCAAGCCGCCGCCGAATCTGCCGCCAGTGCCATCGCCTTTAACCAGGGCGAAGTCTGCACCGCCGGATCGCGCCTGCTGGTGGAGCGTTCAATCAAGGACACGTTCCTGCCGCTGGTGATCGAGGCGCTCAAGGGCTGGAAGCCGGGTAACCCGCTGGACCCGGCCACCAATGTGGGTGCGCTGGTGGACACCCAGCAGATGAACAATGTGCTGTCCTACATCGAAGCGGGCCATGCCGACGGCGCCACGCTGGTTGCCGGTGGCAAGCGTACCCTGGAAGAAACCGGTGGCACCTACGTTGAGCCGACCATCTTCGACGGTGTGACCAACGCCATGAAGATTGCCCAGGAAGAGATCTTCGGGCCGGTCCTGTCGGTGATCACCTTCGACAGCGCCGAAGAAGCCATCGCCATAGCCAACGACACCCAATATGGCCTGGCTGCGGCGGTGTGGACGGCGGATATCTCCAAGGCACACCTGACAGCCAAGGCCCTGCGTGCGGGCAGTGTGTGGGTCAACCAGTACGATGGCGGCGACATGACCGCTCCGTTCGGTGGCTTCAAGCAGTCGGGTAACGGTCGCGATAAATCGCTGCATGCGTTCGACAAATACACCGAGCTGAAAGCGACCTGGATCAAGCTCTAA
- a CDS encoding cupin domain-containing protein produces MSIQDIVDFSQANTAPDRYRPAAEKILKGDPEQTIYNHYNSPCGQMNAGVWEGEVGQWKVNYTEHEYCEIVQGVSVLRDAEGNAKTLRAGDRFVIPAGFSGTWEVLEACRKIYVVFEQKA; encoded by the coding sequence ATGAGCATCCAGGACATCGTCGATTTCAGCCAAGCCAACACCGCCCCCGACCGCTATCGCCCTGCCGCCGAAAAAATCCTCAAGGGTGACCCCGAACAGACGATCTACAACCACTACAACAGCCCATGCGGACAAATGAACGCGGGCGTCTGGGAAGGCGAAGTCGGGCAGTGGAAAGTCAATTACACCGAGCATGAGTACTGCGAGATCGTGCAGGGGGTCTCCGTACTGCGCGATGCCGAGGGGAATGCCAAAACCTTGCGCGCTGGCGACCGCTTCGTGATCCCCGCAGGCTTCAGCGGCACCTGGGAAGTGCTGGAAGCGTGCCGCAAGATCTACGTGGTGTTTGAACAGAAAGCCTGA
- the rpmG gene encoding 50S ribosomal protein L33, which yields MRELIRMISSAGTGHFYTTDKNKRTTPDKLEKKMFDPRVRKHVIYKEGKIK from the coding sequence ATGCGTGAATTGATTCGAATGATCTCTAGCGCCGGTACTGGTCACTTCTACACTACCGACAAGAACAAGCGTACTACCCCGGACAAGCTCGAAAAGAAAATGTTCGACCCGCGCGTTCGCAAGCACGTGATCTACAAAGAAGGCAAAATCAAGTAA
- the rpmB gene encoding 50S ribosomal protein L28 yields the protein MSRVCQVTGKGPVTGNNISHANNKTRRRFLPNLQHHRFWVEEEKRFVRLRVSAKGMRIIDKRGITVVLAEIRAAGKI from the coding sequence ATGTCGAGAGTCTGTCAAGTTACCGGTAAGGGTCCGGTGACTGGGAATAACATTTCCCACGCAAATAACAAAACCCGTCGTCGTTTCCTGCCGAACCTGCAGCATCACCGCTTCTGGGTTGAAGAAGAGAAACGTTTTGTTCGCCTGCGTGTATCTGCCAAAGGCATGCGTATCATCGACAAGCGTGGCATCACTGTCGTGCTGGCCGAAATCCGCGCCGCCGGCAAGATCTAA
- a CDS encoding ABC transporter substrate-binding protein: MRLAALPLLLAPLFIAPMAVAATNLSVCTEASPEGFDVVQYNSLTTTNASADVLMNRLVDYDASAGKLVPSLAESWEVSPDGLTYTFKLHPNVKFHRTEYFTPSRTLTAEDVRFSFERMLDPANPWHKIAQSGFPHAQSLQLPTLIKKIDALDPLTVRFTLDHADSTFLAALSMGFASIYPAEYADKLLKAGTPEKLNSQPIGTGPFVFVRFQKDAVVRYKANPDYFAGKPAVDNLIFAITPDANVRLQKLHRDECQIALSPKPLDVGEAEKDPALKVEKTAAFMTAFVAINSQHPPLDKPEVRQAINLAFDKGSYLKAVFEGTAEAANGVYPPNTWSYAKDLTGYPQDLAKAKALLNRAGLKDGFKTTIWTRPTGSLLNPNPNLGAQLLQADLAKVGIQAEIRVIEWGELIRRAKAGEHDLLFMGWAGDNGDPDNFLTPQFSCAAVKSGTNFARYCDPALDKLISAGKTTSEQGVRSKLYQQAQAQIQQQALWLPLAHPTAFALTRKNVEGYQVSPFGRQDYSKVSVKP, encoded by the coding sequence ATGCGCCTCGCTGCCCTACCGCTATTGCTAGCCCCCCTCTTTATCGCGCCGATGGCCGTTGCCGCCACCAACCTGAGCGTTTGCACCGAGGCCAGCCCCGAAGGGTTCGACGTGGTGCAGTACAACTCCTTGACCACCACCAACGCCTCGGCGGATGTGCTGATGAACCGTCTGGTGGACTACGACGCAAGCGCCGGAAAACTGGTCCCGAGCCTGGCCGAGAGCTGGGAGGTCTCGCCAGATGGCCTGACATACACGTTCAAGTTGCACCCGAACGTGAAATTCCATCGCACCGAATATTTCACCCCGAGCCGCACCCTGACGGCCGAAGATGTGCGCTTCAGCTTCGAACGCATGCTCGACCCAGCCAACCCGTGGCACAAGATCGCCCAGAGCGGCTTTCCGCATGCGCAATCGCTGCAATTGCCCACGCTGATCAAGAAGATCGACGCCCTCGACCCGCTGACCGTGCGTTTTACCCTTGACCACGCCGACTCCACGTTTCTTGCCGCGCTGAGCATGGGCTTTGCCTCGATCTACCCGGCTGAATATGCCGACAAACTGCTCAAGGCCGGCACGCCGGAAAAACTCAACAGCCAGCCCATCGGCACCGGACCGTTCGTTTTCGTACGTTTCCAGAAGGATGCGGTGGTGCGCTACAAGGCCAACCCGGACTACTTCGCCGGCAAACCGGCGGTGGATAACCTGATCTTCGCCATTACGCCGGATGCCAACGTGCGCCTGCAGAAACTGCACCGCGACGAATGCCAGATCGCCCTGTCGCCCAAACCGCTGGACGTGGGCGAAGCGGAAAAAGACCCGGCCCTGAAGGTGGAAAAAACCGCCGCCTTCATGACCGCCTTCGTCGCCATCAACAGCCAGCACCCGCCACTGGACAAGCCCGAAGTCCGCCAGGCGATCAACCTGGCCTTTGACAAGGGCAGTTACCTCAAAGCGGTATTCGAAGGCACCGCTGAAGCGGCCAACGGCGTTTACCCACCCAATACCTGGAGCTATGCCAAGGACTTGACCGGTTATCCACAGGACCTGGCCAAAGCCAAGGCACTGCTGAACCGCGCCGGCCTCAAGGACGGCTTCAAAACCACTATCTGGACCCGCCCTACCGGCAGCCTGCTCAACCCCAACCCGAATCTTGGCGCTCAGCTGTTGCAAGCGGATCTGGCCAAGGTTGGCATCCAGGCCGAGATCCGCGTAATCGAATGGGGCGAGTTGATTCGTCGCGCCAAAGCCGGCGAGCACGACCTGCTCTTCATGGGCTGGGCCGGTGACAACGGCGACCCGGATAACTTCCTGACTCCGCAATTCTCCTGCGCGGCAGTCAAGTCCGGCACCAACTTCGCCCGTTACTGCGACCCGGCACTGGACAAGCTGATCAGCGCCGGCAAAACCACCAGCGAACAGGGCGTACGCAGCAAGCTCTACCAGCAGGCCCAGGCGCAGATCCAGCAGCAGGCCCTGTGGTTGCCCTTGGCCCACCCCACTGCGTTTGCCCTGACACGCAAGAATGTAGAGGGTTACCAAGTGAGCCCGTTTGGCCGCCAGGATTATTCCAAGGTCAGCGTCAAGCCTTAA